A window from Lepus europaeus isolate LE1 chromosome 20, mLepTim1.pri, whole genome shotgun sequence encodes these proteins:
- the LOC133749179 gene encoding indolethylamine N-methyltransferase: MEGGFTGGDEYQKHFLPRDYLSTYYSFESGPSPEAEMLKFNLECLHKTFGPGGLQGDTLIDIGSGPTIYQVLAACESFKDITLSDFTDRNREELAKWLKKEQGAYDWTPALKFACELEGNSGRWQEKAEKLRATVKRVLKCDANLSNPLTPVVLPPADCVLTLLAMECACCSLDAYRAALRNLASLLKPGGHLVTTVTLQLSSYMVGEREFSCVALEKEEVEQAVLDAGFDIEQLLHSPQSYSASTAPNRGVCFLVARKKPGP; this comes from the exons ATGGAGGGCGGCTTCACGGGGGGTGATGAGTACCAGAAGCACTTCCTGCCCAGGGACTACCTGAGCACCTACTACAGCTTCGAGAGTGGCCCCTCGCCTGAGGCCGAGATGCTCAAATTTAACCTGGAGTGTTTGCACAAGACCTTCGGCCCCG GTGGCCTCCAAGGGGACACACTGATTGACATCGGCTCGGGCCCCACCATCTACCAAGTCCTTGCTGCCTGCGAGTCCTTCAAAGACATCACTCTCTCCGACTTCACTGACCGCAACCGGGAGGAGCTGGCCAAATGGCTGAAGAAGGAGCAGGGGGCCTATGACTGGACACCGGCGCTGAAGTTCGCCTGTGAGCTGGAGGGGAACAG CGGCCGGTGGCAGGAGAAGGCGGAGAAGCTGCGTGCCACGGTGAAGCGGGTGCTCAAGTGCGATGCCAACCTGAGCAACCCGCTGACCCCTGTGGTGCTGCCGCCCGCCGACTGTGTGCTCACCCTGCTGGCCATGgagtgcgcctgctgcagcctgGACGCCTACCGGGCGGCGCTGCGCAACCTGGCCTCGCTgctgaagccaggtggccacctgGTGACCACTGTGACGCTGCAGCTGTCCTCCTACATGGTGGGCGAGCGGGAGTTCTCCTGTGTGGccctggagaaggaggaggtggagcaGGCCGTCCTGGACGCCGGCTTTGACATCGAGCAGCTGCTGCACAGCCCCCAGAGCTACTCGGCCAGCACCGCCCCCAACAGAGGGGTGTGCTTCCTCGTGGCCCGCAAGAAGCCGGGGCCCTGA
- the LOC133749604 gene encoding indolethylamine N-methyltransferase-like, with product MADRLYAGGEDYQKEFRPGDYLRTYYAFDSGPVAENEILKFNLENLFQTFSAGGVGGDVLIDIGSGPTVYQLLSACEAFREIIATDYLEQNLQELQRWLSGEPGAYDWSPAVQYVCELEGDRSRWQEKEARLRKAVTRLLQCDVTKPHPLEPAQVPPADCVLTLLALESACPDVAAYRAAVRALVGLLKPGGHLVTMAALRSQHYMVGAKKFFGLYLEKETVEQAVQEAGCQVLRCDHRRLSYSEACSINEGVCFVVARKGPAP from the exons ATGGCGGACAGGCTGTACGCAGGCGGCGAGGACTACCAGAAGGAGTTCCGCCCTGGGGACTACCTGCGCACCTACTACGCCTTTGACTCCGGGCCTGTGGCCGAGAACGAGATCCTGAAATTTAACCTGGAAAATCTCTTCCAAACTTTCTCCGCAG GAGGAGTTGGGGGCGACGTCCTGATTGACATCGGCTCGGGCCCCACCGTCTACCAGCTGCTGTCGGCCTGCGAGGCCTTCCGGGAGATCATCGCCACCGACTACTTGGAGCAGAACCTGCAGGAGCTGCAGCGGTGGCTGAGTGGAGAGCCCGGGGCCTATGACTGGTCCCCCGCGGTGCAGTACGTGTGCGAGCTGGAGGGAGACAG GAGCAGGTGGCAGGAGAAGGAGGCCCGGCTCCGGAAGGCAGTGACGCGCCTGCTGCAGTGCGACGTGACCAAGCCTCATCCGCTGGAGCCGGCGCAGGTGCCGCCGGCAGACTGCGTGCTCACCCTGCTGGCCCTGGAGAGCGCCTGTCCGGACGTGGCCGCCTACCGCGCGGCCGTGCGGGCCCTGGTCGGCCTGCTGAAGCCCGGCGGGCACCTGGTCACCATGGCTGCCCTGCGCTCCCAGCACTACATGGTGGGTGCCAAGAAGTTCTTCGGGCTCTACCTGGAGAAGGAGACGGTGGAGCAGGCTGTGCAGGAAGCGGGCTGCCAGGTGCTCCGGTGCGACCACCGCCGTCTCAGCTACTCTGAGGCCTGCTCCATCAACGAGGGCGTGTGCTTCGTGGTCGCCCGCAAGGGCCCCGCCCCCTGA